A genomic segment from Halomonas sp. TA22 encodes:
- a CDS encoding S41 family peptidase, with amino-acid sequence MLDKLTKHLLGSAVSLALLSMPLNSLAAPNEGDGLPVEDVQTFAEIFERIKRAYVDEVDDSTLLRNAMRGMLSELDPHSAYLDSEEFQSLRQSTEGQFGGIGIEVGTEDGQLTVITPIDDTPAARAGLQARDIILRVEGTSTDRMSLQEAVGMMRGEPGSELRITIMRRGEEAPRELTLTREIIRSESVRSELLEPGYGYLRVSQFQNRTGEQVRRALASMEQDAPLSGLVLDLRNNPGGVLQAAVAVADAFLDSGLIVYTEGRLTDSELSFSATADTAAPDVPMVVLINGGSASAAEIVAGALQDQRRAVVMGTESFGKGSVQQVMPLGNGDGLKLTTALYYTPDGRSIQAQGIVPDVEVVRGRLEITENGSPQLREADLEGHLRSREQARERREGSERLRDDYQLGEALNLLKALNVLGTRSRAG; translated from the coding sequence ATGTTAGACAAATTGACCAAGCATCTCCTCGGTTCGGCCGTCTCGCTGGCACTGCTGTCGATGCCGCTTAACAGCCTGGCTGCGCCGAACGAGGGAGACGGGCTCCCAGTGGAAGACGTGCAGACCTTCGCCGAGATCTTCGAACGCATCAAGCGCGCCTATGTCGACGAGGTCGATGACAGCACCTTGCTGCGCAACGCCATGCGCGGCATGCTCAGCGAGCTCGATCCACACTCGGCCTACCTCGACAGCGAGGAGTTCCAGAGCCTGCGCCAATCCACCGAGGGGCAGTTCGGCGGCATCGGCATCGAAGTGGGTACCGAGGATGGTCAGCTGACCGTCATCACTCCCATCGACGACACGCCGGCGGCGCGGGCAGGACTACAGGCGCGCGACATCATCCTGCGCGTCGAAGGCACCTCAACCGATCGCATGTCGTTGCAGGAGGCCGTGGGCATGATGCGTGGCGAGCCGGGCAGCGAGCTGCGCATCACCATCATGCGCCGGGGCGAGGAAGCCCCCCGCGAACTGACGCTGACCCGCGAGATCATCCGTAGCGAAAGTGTCAGAAGCGAACTGCTCGAACCCGGCTACGGTTATCTGCGCGTCAGCCAATTCCAGAACCGCACCGGCGAGCAGGTGCGCCGCGCTCTGGCCAGCATGGAGCAGGATGCTCCGCTAAGCGGCCTGGTCCTCGACCTGCGCAACAATCCCGGTGGCGTGCTGCAGGCAGCGGTCGCGGTGGCCGATGCGTTCCTGGATAGCGGGCTGATCGTCTATACCGAAGGACGGCTGACGGACAGCGAGCTGAGCTTCTCGGCGACCGCCGATACCGCCGCCCCCGATGTGCCGATGGTGGTGCTGATCAATGGTGGCAGCGCCTCGGCAGCGGAGATCGTTGCCGGCGCCCTGCAGGATCAGCGGCGCGCGGTGGTGATGGGCACCGAGAGCTTCGGCAAGGGTTCCGTGCAGCAGGTCATGCCGCTGGGCAACGGCGATGGGCTCAAGCTCACCACCGCGCTCTACTACACGCCGGATGGCCGCTCGATCCAGGCCCAGGGCATCGTGCCCGATGTCGAAGTTGTCCGCGGTCGCCTGGAGATCACCGAGAATGGTAGCCCGCAGCTGCGCGAGGCCGACCTCGAAGGGCATCTGCGCTCCCGCGAACAGGCCCGCGAGCGGCGCGAGGGCAGCGAACGGCTACGCGACGACTACCAACTCGGCGAGGCGCTCAACCTGTTGAAGGCGCTCAACGTCCTGGGGACGCGCTCCCGCGCAGGCTAA